A genome region from Arachis duranensis cultivar V14167 chromosome 6, aradu.V14167.gnm2.J7QH, whole genome shotgun sequence includes the following:
- the LOC107491719 gene encoding pre-mRNA-processing factor 39-1 isoform X2: MQRLDVLYDVTSDLFVPLNTSAAVSRIWMCINYLSFPLWDKYIEYEYMQQDWARLANIYTRILENPNQQLDRYFNSFKELAANRPLSELQTADEAAVVAGAASEAADQTVEGEVRPDGAENSPKPVSAGLTEAEELEKYIAIREEMYKKAKEFDSKIIGFETAIRRPYFHVRPLNVGELENWHNYLDFIEREGDLSKIVKLYERCVIACANYPEYWIRYILCMEASGSMDLANNVLARATQVFVKRQPEIHLFSARFKEQSGDIAGARAAYQLVHTEISPGLLEAIIKHANMEHRLGKLEDAFSLYEQAIAIEKGKEHSQTLPMLFAQFSRFVYLASGNAEKARQILVEGVENVMMSKPLLEALLHFEAIQPPPKRVDMNYLESLVVKFIMPNPESPGVVSAAEREELSSIFLEFLNLFGDVQSIKRCEDRHAKLFLPHRSMSELKKRHAEDFLASDKAKMARSYSVPSAAQSAVGAYPNAQNQWANYGVQPQAWPPATQAQQWPAGYTQPASYGAYAGYGANYPNSQVPASVPQNTAYGAYPAAYPVQPAVPQQSYAQPAAAVASAAAVAPAQQPAAVPQAYYGSYY, from the exons ATGCAGCGTTTGGATGTCTTATATGATGTTACGAGTGATTTGTTTGTCCCCTTGAACACTAGTGCTGCTGTCTCCCGTATATGGATGTGCATCA ATtatctttcttttcctctttgggACAAGTACATTGAATATGAGTACATGCAGCAAGACTGGGCCCGTCTTGCCAATATCTACACTAGAATATTAGAGAATCCAAATCAGCAACTGGATCGATATTTCAACAG CTTCAAGGAGTTAGCTGCAAATCGACCTCTTTCAGAGCTACAAACTGCTGATGAAGCTGCTGTAGTGGCAGGTGCTGCTTCAGAGGCTGCTGACCAAACTGTTGAGGGAGAGGTTCGTCCTGATGGTGCAGAAAATTCTCCTAAACCTGTAAGTGCTGGATTAACAGAAGCAGAAGAGTTGGAGAAGTATATCGCCATTAGAGAAGAGATGTATAAGAAAGCTAAAGAGTTCGATTCTAAGATCATTGGTTTTGAAACAGCTATCAGGAGGCCATACTTTCATGTACGGCCACTCAATGTTGGAGAGCTTGAAAATTGGCATAATTATCTGGATTTTATAGAGAGGGAAGGTGACTTAAGCAAG ATTGTCAAGTTATATGAGAGGTGTGTCATTGCATGTGCCAATTACCCTGAGTACTGGATACGCTATATTTTGTGTATGGAAGCCAGTGGAAGTATGGATCTTGCAAATAATGTGCTTGCTCGGGCAACCCAAGTCTTTGTCAAG AGGCAACCTGAAATACATCTTTTTTCTGCTCGGTTTAAGGAGCAGTCTGGAGATATAGCTGGTGCTAGAGCTGCCTATCAACTTGTTCATACTGAAATTTCTCCTGGTCTTCTTGAAGCAATAATCAAGCACGCGAATATGGAACATCGACTG GGAAAGTTGGAGGATGCCTTCTCTTTGTATGAACAAGCCATTGCCATTGAAAAGGGAAAAGAACATTCCCAAACATTGCCGATGCTGTTTGCTCAATTTTCTCGATTTGTCTATTTG GCTTCTGGGAATGCAGAAAAGGCAAGACAGATTCTAGTTGAAGGGGTTGAGAATGTTATGATGTCGAAACCGCTACTTGAG GCTTTATTGCATTTTGAGGCTATTCAGCCCCCACCAAAGCGAGTTGATATGAACTATTTGGAGTCATTGGTAGTCAAATTTATAATGCCTAACCCTGAGAGTCCTGGTGTTGTAAGTGCAGCTGAGCGGGAGGAACTTTCTAGCATTTTTTTGGAG TTTTTGAATCTCTTTGGAGATGTCCAATCTATCAAGAGGTGTGAGGATAGGCATGCCAAATTGTTCTTGCCACACAGGAGCATGTCAGAGTTAAAAAAACGTCATGCTGAGGACTTTTTAGCTTCAGATAAAGCAAAAATGGCAAGATCTTATTCTGTTCCATCAGCTGCCCAATCTGCAGTGGGTGCATATCCAAATGCACAGAATCAGTGGGCTAATTATGGTGTACAACCTCAAGCTTGGCCACCAGCCACACAGGCACAACAGTGGCCTGCTGGCTACACTCAGCCG GCTTCATATGGGGCTTATGCTGGATATGGAGCTAACTATCCAAATTCTCAGGTGCCTGCATCAGTTCCACAAAATACTGCTTATGGAGCCTATCCAGCAGCATATCCGGTACAG CCGGCCGTTCCCCAGCAAAGTTATGCACAACCTGCAGCGGCTGTGGCTTCTGCAGCGGCTGTGGCTCCTGCTCAGCAACCTGCTGCAGTTCCTCAAGCCTATTACGGGAGTTATTACTGA
- the LOC107491719 gene encoding pre-mRNA-processing factor 39-1 isoform X3 yields MQQDWARLANIYTRILENPNQQLDRYFNSFKELAANRPLSELQTADEAAVVAGAASEAADQTVEGEVRPDGAENSPKPVSAGLTEAEELEKYIAIREEMYKKAKEFDSKIIGFETAIRRPYFHVRPLNVGELENWHNYLDFIEREGDLSKIVKLYERCVIACANYPEYWIRYILCMEASGSMDLANNVLARATQVFVKRQPEIHLFSARFKEQSGDIAGARAAYQLVHTEISPGLLEAIIKHANMEHRLGKLEDAFSLYEQAIAIEKGKEHSQTLPMLFAQFSRFVYLASGNAEKARQILVEGVENVMMSKPLLEALLHFEAIQPPPKRVDMNYLESLVVKFIMPNPESPGVVSAAEREELSSIFLEFLNLFGDVQSIKRCEDRHAKLFLPHRSMSELKKRHAEDFLASDKAKMARSYSVPSAAQSAVGAYPNAQNQWANYGVQPQAWPPATQAQQWPAGYTQPASYGAYAGYGANYPNSQVPASVPQNTAYGAYPAAYPVQPAVPQQSYAQPAAAVASAAAVAPAQQPAAVPQAYYGSYY; encoded by the exons ATGCAGCAAGACTGGGCCCGTCTTGCCAATATCTACACTAGAATATTAGAGAATCCAAATCAGCAACTGGATCGATATTTCAACAG CTTCAAGGAGTTAGCTGCAAATCGACCTCTTTCAGAGCTACAAACTGCTGATGAAGCTGCTGTAGTGGCAGGTGCTGCTTCAGAGGCTGCTGACCAAACTGTTGAGGGAGAGGTTCGTCCTGATGGTGCAGAAAATTCTCCTAAACCTGTAAGTGCTGGATTAACAGAAGCAGAAGAGTTGGAGAAGTATATCGCCATTAGAGAAGAGATGTATAAGAAAGCTAAAGAGTTCGATTCTAAGATCATTGGTTTTGAAACAGCTATCAGGAGGCCATACTTTCATGTACGGCCACTCAATGTTGGAGAGCTTGAAAATTGGCATAATTATCTGGATTTTATAGAGAGGGAAGGTGACTTAAGCAAG ATTGTCAAGTTATATGAGAGGTGTGTCATTGCATGTGCCAATTACCCTGAGTACTGGATACGCTATATTTTGTGTATGGAAGCCAGTGGAAGTATGGATCTTGCAAATAATGTGCTTGCTCGGGCAACCCAAGTCTTTGTCAAG AGGCAACCTGAAATACATCTTTTTTCTGCTCGGTTTAAGGAGCAGTCTGGAGATATAGCTGGTGCTAGAGCTGCCTATCAACTTGTTCATACTGAAATTTCTCCTGGTCTTCTTGAAGCAATAATCAAGCACGCGAATATGGAACATCGACTG GGAAAGTTGGAGGATGCCTTCTCTTTGTATGAACAAGCCATTGCCATTGAAAAGGGAAAAGAACATTCCCAAACATTGCCGATGCTGTTTGCTCAATTTTCTCGATTTGTCTATTTG GCTTCTGGGAATGCAGAAAAGGCAAGACAGATTCTAGTTGAAGGGGTTGAGAATGTTATGATGTCGAAACCGCTACTTGAG GCTTTATTGCATTTTGAGGCTATTCAGCCCCCACCAAAGCGAGTTGATATGAACTATTTGGAGTCATTGGTAGTCAAATTTATAATGCCTAACCCTGAGAGTCCTGGTGTTGTAAGTGCAGCTGAGCGGGAGGAACTTTCTAGCATTTTTTTGGAG TTTTTGAATCTCTTTGGAGATGTCCAATCTATCAAGAGGTGTGAGGATAGGCATGCCAAATTGTTCTTGCCACACAGGAGCATGTCAGAGTTAAAAAAACGTCATGCTGAGGACTTTTTAGCTTCAGATAAAGCAAAAATGGCAAGATCTTATTCTGTTCCATCAGCTGCCCAATCTGCAGTGGGTGCATATCCAAATGCACAGAATCAGTGGGCTAATTATGGTGTACAACCTCAAGCTTGGCCACCAGCCACACAGGCACAACAGTGGCCTGCTGGCTACACTCAGCCG GCTTCATATGGGGCTTATGCTGGATATGGAGCTAACTATCCAAATTCTCAGGTGCCTGCATCAGTTCCACAAAATACTGCTTATGGAGCCTATCCAGCAGCATATCCGGTACAG CCGGCCGTTCCCCAGCAAAGTTATGCACAACCTGCAGCGGCTGTGGCTTCTGCAGCGGCTGTGGCTCCTGCTCAGCAACCTGCTGCAGTTCCTCAAGCCTATTACGGGAGTTATTACTGA